In Citrus sinensis cultivar Valencia sweet orange chromosome 2, DVS_A1.0, whole genome shotgun sequence, a single genomic region encodes these proteins:
- the LOC102625409 gene encoding glucose-1-phosphate adenylyltransferase small subunit 2, chloroplastic-like (The RefSeq protein has 3 substitutions compared to this genomic sequence) codes for MASMASIGSLKVPSSPSTATTSSNSNNHSRRSVVKRLAFSSSQLSGDKIFSKAVTGDRRSERRPIVVSPQAVSDSKNSQTCLDPEASRSVLGIILGGGAGTRLYPLTKKRAKPAVPLGANYRLIDIPVSNCLNSNISKIYVLTQFNSASLNRHLSRAYASNMGGYKNEGFVEVLAAQQSPENPNWFQGTADAVRQYLWLFEEHNVLEFLVLAGDHLYRMDYERFIQAHRETDADITVAALPMDEKRATAFGLMKIDEEGRIIEFSEKPKGEQLKAMKVDTTILGLDDERAKEMPYIASMGIYVISKDVMLNLLRDKFPGANDFGSEVIPGATSIGMRVQAYLYDGYWEDIGTIEAFYNANLGITKKPIPDFSFYDRSAPIYTQPRYLPPSKMLDADVTDSVIGEGCVIKNCKIHHSVVGLRSCISEGAIIEDTLLMGADYYETDADRRFLAAKGSVPIGIGKNSHIKRAIIDKDARIGDNVKIVNSDSVQEAARETDGYFIKSGIVTIIKDALIPSGTII; via the exons ATGGCGAGTATGGCGTCGATCGGATCGCTCAAAGTTCCGTCATCTCCGTCAACTGCAGCAACGTCGTCTAACTCCAACAATCACAGCCGCAGGAGTGTGGTTAAACGACTGGCGTTCTCGTCGTCTCAGCTCTCCGGTGACAAGATTTTTTCTAAAGCTGTCACCGGTGATCGGCGAAGGGAGAGGCGTCCGATCGTTGTGTCTCCTCAAGCGGTGTCGGATTCGAAAAATTCGCAGACTTGCCTTGATCCTGAAGCCAGTCGA AGTGTTTTGGGGATTATACTTGGAGGTGGAGCAGGGACTCGCTTGTATCCACTTACGAAGAAGAGGGCAAAGCCTGCTGTTCCATTGGGAGCTAATTACAGGCTGATTGATATTCCTGTGAGCAATTGTTTGAATAGTAACATTTCAAAGATCTATGTTCTCACTCAGTTCAATTCTGCGTCCCTGAATCGTCACCTATCGAGGGCGTATGCTAGCAACATGGGTGGTTACAAGAACGAAGGATTTGTTGAAGTTCTTGCTGCACAGCAGAGTCCAGAGAATCCCAATTGGTTTCAG GGTACAGCTGATGCTGTGAGGCAGTATTTGTGGCTGTTTGAGGAGCACAATGTTCTGGAATTTCTCGTTCTTGCTGGTGATCATTTGTACCGAATGGACTATGAGAGATTTATTCAGGCACACAGAGAAACTGATGCGGATATCACAGTAGCTGCGCTGCCAATGGATGAAAAACGGGCTACTGCTTTTGGTCTGATGAAGATCGATGAAGAGGGACGCATAATTGAATTTTCTGAGAAACCAAAAGGAGAGCAACTTAAAGCTATGAAG GTTGATACCACCATATTAGGTCTTGATGATGAGAGAGCTAAAGAGATGCCTTACATAGCAAGTATGGGTATTTATGTCATCAGCAAAGATGTGATGTTAAATCTGCTAAGGGATAAATTTCCTGGAGCTAATGATTTTGGAAGTGAAGTTATCCCTGGTGCAACTTCCATTGGGATGAGA gTGCAAGCATATTTATATGATGGCTACTGGGAAGACATTGGAACAATTGAGGCTTTCTACAATGCGAATCTGGGGATCACCAAAAAGCCAATTCCGGATTTCAG CTTCTATGACCGTTCTGCTCCAATCTATACACAGCCTAGATATCTACCTCCTTCTAAGATGCTTGATGCTGATGTCACTGATAGTGTAATTGGTGAAGGCTGTGTGATTAAG AATTGCAAAATTCACCATTCTGTTGTTGGGCTTCGATCTTGCATATCAGAAGGTGCAATTATCGAAGATACTTTACTTATGGGAGCAGATTATTATGAG ACGGATGCGGACAGGAGGTTTTTGGCTGCAAAGGGTAGTGTTCCAATTGGTATTGGCAAGAATTCTCACATCAAGAGAGCAATAATCGACAAAAATGCTCGAATTGGGGATAATGTGAAG ATCGTCAACAGTGACAGTGTGCAAGAAGCAGCAAGGGAAACAGATGGATACTTCATCAAGAGCGGGATTGTCACAATAATCAAGGATGCCTTGATTCCCAGTGGAACCATAATCTAA